In Cryptomeria japonica chromosome 10, Sugi_1.0, whole genome shotgun sequence, a genomic segment contains:
- the LOC131063826 gene encoding uncharacterized protein LOC131063826 — MQKALFSWTGENKERLKISSLEVALIDEKGVEFKGQGGHRFQLLVPPAIFLPDDDDDDHDDDDLDFFLAYFLGKQDESSKEFEEKLKILNEKIQNVEISRGLKALEAVMDHIINTFADGQQGEIKAAEESDLDKKVEKLVNSGGANRGVLKAVMTEFKNLSRSGLPGISVEIPDESDICKWHVKMDMSLFKDSKGLYQDLQNYAARVSKSRVNKETEKRKDYFSGILLEVSFPNEYPFSPPFVRVLSPKFRFHTGHVTVGGAICTEMLTPSGWLPSLSMETVLVVIQHAIVEGEGRLEMEASASDAHRDYTLEEARLAFQRFAHQHGWIK; from the coding sequence ATGCAGAAAGCTTTGTTTTCATGGACGGGGGAGAACAAAGAAAGACTAAAAATTTCATCTTTGGAGGTGGCACTGATCGATGAGAAGGGCGTTGAGTTCAAAGGTCAGGGAGGCCACAGATTCCAGCTTTTAGTGCCTCCCGCTATTTTTCTtcccgatgatgatgatgatgatcacgaCGACGACGATCTTGATTTCTTTCTCGCTTATTTTTTGGGAAAACAAGATGAAagcagcaaagaatttgaagagAAGCTAAAGATTCTCAACGAAAAGATTCAAAATGTGGAAATTAGTCGGGGGCTTAAAGCTCTGGAAGCGGTTATGGATCACATAATCAACACATTTGCAGACGGACAGCAGGGAGAAATTAAGGCGGCAGAAGAGTCAGATCTGGATAAAAAGGTGGAAAAACTTGTTAATTCTGGTGGAGCGAACAGAGGCGTATTGAAAGCCGTGATGACAGAGTTCAAAAATCTGTCACGTTCTGGCCTCCCGGGAATTTCTGTTGAAATCCCTGACGAGAGCGATATCTGTAAGTGGCATGTGAAGATGGACATGAGCCTGTTTAAAGATAGCAAGGGTTTGTATCAAGATCTGCAGAATTACGCTGCTAGGGTTAGCAAAAGTAGGGTTAATAAAGAGACagagaaaaggaaggattatttcAGCGGTATATTGCTAGAGGTGTCGTTTCCCAATGAATATCCATTTTCGCCCCCTTTTGTCCGCGTGCTTAGCCCTAAGTTCCGGTTTCACACAGGGCATGTGACTGTGGGGGGTGCCATTTGCACAGAAATGTTGACGCCCAGCGGCTGGCTTCCGTCTCTTTCTATGGAGACAGTTCTTGTTGTGATCCAGCATGCGATTGTGGAGGGAGAAGGGAGGTTGGAAATGGAGGCTTCTGCATCTGATGCTCACAGGGATTATACTCTGGAGGAGGCTCGCTTAGCTTTCCAACGCTTCGCTCACCAACATGGATGGATCAAGTGA